The Plasmodium gaboni strain SY75 chromosome 5, whole genome shotgun sequence nucleotide sequence tgacttttattgttaatacattttattataaatatatatatatatatttatttatttatttatttttatagaaatattataataaaggTTTGTATAAGAATTTTAAGGACGTTTTTGGAGAATCACCTTTCTTGTGGTTTTTACCAATAGGTACAgatttataaataaataaataaatatataaataaataaataaatatatatatatatatatatatatatatatatatatatatatatatatatatatatatatattaccaTTTGGATATCCTTTAATACTTTTTATAGATAATCGAAAAGGGGATggtatttattttatgaaaGGTTATATTAAAGAATATTCAGAAAAATCAATAGAAGAAATTATTCCAATAAAgacaaatatataaagttgtttcatttatttatatatataaaaaattaaacaaaaaaaatatacaacttgaaatgaataatatccaaatatatttctttcatttgatttgatttgatttttttgtttcattttaaatttgtttgtttaatttaatttattttatttttttattttgttcttaATATTTGCtattttaatttcttcttgaataatatgcattttatatgaacaatTTTATACTTGTTTATGCTTATTTGTCTATTTACATTTTCTTTGTTAggatttatattttttttcaaaaaattataaaattttttttttcttttccATCTCCGGTCAAACtttataatttgtttttcatttttaataaaataattaatcGGTTAATATATTGGATATgatatgtaaatattatgatttaATGATGAGCTTACGAATATGTATGcacacatataaataaatatgtatatatatggaatattttatatttttctgTTTACATAGGGTGGGTTGTATGTTTACACATTACAGATgattataaacataaaaatatctgtatgtattaatatGGGTGTagaattttatttttatatttttgtgcatatatatacaaatgaataataatgaatatgatattatatatatataaattttttttttttttgaaaagGGCACATGTTGTTCAGACATGTAATTATTgtggatatatataaagttataaatatgttaatatttttaatttttttttttttttttttctgcatatataaaaaaggcgtttatatataatacatagatatataatattttgttgaaataataaacttatattatattataaattacAACTGTGCTTGTATTATTTCGCTTAAAAatttttgaatataatattattcaaaaaagaaagaataAGAATAAGAATAATACAATGAATACCATGttaaatgaaaagaaaaattttataagaCACGTATTGATGAATTCGCAACCAGGGAAATTATATGACTTGGTCAAAGGTACAGACgttatttgtttttataaaatatgttttttaaatatatacatatatatatatatatatatatatatatatgtatgtatgtattttttcattttatagatataaatattctttttgGTTCAAGTGTTAGTATTCAAAAAATTCTTGAGGATGTTTTAAAAgattataatgaaaagaattataattttttacTTACTGATAGGAATgaatatgtaaatataaataaatataaatatatatatatatatatatatatatttatttatttatttataaggaaaaaaaaaaaaaaaatgaacataataatattatcataatatgttatatgtatataatatcttttattaGCTTATAATGtgtaaaaaatttaaagtaaatcatttatattttatgcCCAAATTAAAAGCATTAGTTCATGTTAATCATTTAAAAAGGGtacttaaaaaaaaaaaaaagaacatataaatatatgaacatatacacatatatatataattcaatataattttataataatctatttgtaatataatatgttcATGTGATTTTCATAGACAGCAACTATTTTGGAAAcaataaaagaattaaattATCCAGAAGAGTTGGAAAATTATAggtaaaatataaaaatataatgaaataaaaaatgatatgcaccatataatatatatatatgtatatatttatttatatattttagaAAAGAATGTGATAAAAGACTTGCTGATTATGTAGATGagaattataaaaaatggaatATTTTACAAACTATAAATTACCCAGAGGTTCATATAAAATCACCCAATGGATTATGTTCTGAACATTGTTCATCTGTTTATGCATATAAAGAAGAAgatatgttttatttattttttataatatgttgTGATAGAAGTTATTTAAAAAACTTCCAgtataattaaattataataatatttaaattattgCAATATTGATGGgttaaaatatgtattcCCTTCcaattatttataatatatatatatatatatgtatatgtatatatttttttttttattatcagCGCCAGTACTTGGAGAAGTTCTTGGACTGCACAATTTTTTGTTGATAACGATCAAGTTTTATTATCagtaaatataaatattaatttttttttttttattattattactcATTATGAAGagttataaatatataaaatataagagataaataaatatatatatatatatatatatatgtgtgtccatttttataattatcatttttttactttcttttttataaaaggGGACGATAGATATATGTCTTACATATTTTGAGGATGCgaatataaattttaaaacatCAAAAAgttttgaaaaaaaatttggAGTCAATAGggtataataataagaaaaaaatatatatatatatatatatatgtatatatattatatgtatattttttttttttttttttttttttctctaggatgttgatattttttctaCAAATATCTTATCTACGATAAATGAATATGagaattatattttaaatgaCCTAAACAATTTTTTCACAAACATAAGTTATTATacatacaaaaaaaaaataaataaaataaaaaaaataaaaaaaataaaaaaaataaagaataaataaatgaacatatatatatatatatatatatatatatatatatttatatatatatatttttttttgtctttCCCTTTTTGcagataaaaatataattaaaagCACAAGGCGAATTATACCTTTGAATGGTCAAAAGTTTGACTGGAAAGGCAAATATGAAGATATTGCCACACAAATCAGGTTTAAATTATTTcacattaaaaaaaaaaataaaacaaataaaaataaaataaataataataataaataataaatgaatttatcaatataatattatatacatatagAAATACACGTGAGAGTATATTGTTTCTTTATGCCTTCTTGTCATACTTCTTTTTGTGCTTTCTTTTTTGTACTTCCTTATGATccaatatttttatataatacttttttttattagtAACAGTTAATTTTTTGAGTCCTTCTAGATTTTTGATTTTCAttgttttcatttttttcttgaCTTGGTAAGGTAAAGAATGTTCTAAAGATTTGAACTGCATATAATTATTGACTGAAttttcttccttttttttttta carries:
- a CDS encoding putative f-actin capping protein alpha subunit, encoding MNTMLNEKKNFIRHVLMNSQPGKLYDLVKDINILFGSSVSIQKILEDVLKDYNEKNYNFLLTDRNEYLIMCKKFKVNHLYFMPKLKALVHVNHLKRTATILETIKELNYPEELENYRKECDKRLADYVDENYKKWNILQTINYPEVHIKSPNGLCSEHCSSVYAYKEEDMFYLFFIICCDRSYLKNFHASTWRSSWTAQFFVDNDQVLLSGTIDICLTYFEDANINFKTSKSFEKKFGVNRDVDIFSTNILSTINEYENYILNDLNNFFTNINKNIIKSTRRIIPLNGQKFDWKGKYEDIATQISNS
- a CDS encoding hypothetical protein (conserved Plasmodium protein, unknown function), coding for MINEEELSLESLKKLKQLEEKLNEENKKENKKKKEENSVNNYMQFKSLEHSLPYQVKKKMKTMKIKNLEGLKKLTVTNKKKYYIKILDHKEVQKRKHKKKYDKKA